Proteins encoded by one window of Streptococcus suis S735:
- a CDS encoding sensor histidine kinase yields the protein MINFPDIPRFYTALTESLACLLVCSSLVLSEKWSRKQVRILLIFLIQILLQLAAGKLPLLLWTVGMGTNIAWMFVSVRFLGVIHKRTSLYLTAKAFIIAELVASITWHLYCLTIYQQPVDNLWTQGLFLLITSLLSYWLIYLQDQKVRLEELDKFIEQRDVTVAVFTTLSIFVLSNIGFILSGTRQFQDSTSIFILRTTVNLSGLLLLFTQESQQYDRYLRQELTSINNIFQLQYKQYQAYRENSEILDRKVHDLKHQLAIIQQESDKTKKEQYLEEMSEVIQTLDAKIETGNPVLDTILSQKNYYCLQNGINFTCIVQGEPLHFMDVMDISALFGNAIDNAIEAVEKIDNPEQRLITLKVASHQQFLIIRLDNYDTSSLDLSTGQLPETSKTNKDYHGFGLKSMEYVANKYGGSLTLSKEDNWVQLKIILPLQV from the coding sequence ATGATCAATTTCCCTGATATTCCACGTTTCTATACTGCACTAACAGAAAGCTTGGCCTGCCTACTGGTATGTTCCTCACTTGTTTTGTCTGAAAAATGGTCACGCAAACAGGTACGTATCCTCCTGATTTTTCTCATACAAATCTTACTTCAACTAGCGGCTGGCAAACTCCCCTTGCTCCTTTGGACTGTAGGAATGGGCACCAATATCGCTTGGATGTTTGTTTCCGTTCGATTTCTTGGAGTTATCCACAAGAGGACTAGTCTCTATTTGACAGCAAAAGCCTTTATTATTGCCGAATTAGTAGCCTCCATTACTTGGCATCTCTACTGTTTGACGATTTATCAACAACCTGTGGATAACTTGTGGACACAGGGGTTATTTCTGTTGATAACTTCTCTACTTTCCTATTGGCTCATCTATCTTCAAGATCAAAAAGTTCGCTTAGAAGAATTGGATAAATTCATTGAGCAGCGAGATGTGACGGTAGCCGTCTTTACAACTTTATCTATCTTTGTTCTCAGTAATATTGGTTTCATCCTCTCAGGCACGCGCCAATTTCAAGATTCGACCAGCATCTTCATTCTCCGGACAACCGTCAATCTCTCTGGTCTTCTACTCCTATTCACCCAAGAATCTCAACAATACGATCGCTATTTACGGCAGGAATTGACTTCTATCAATAATATCTTTCAACTTCAATACAAGCAATACCAAGCCTATCGTGAAAACAGTGAGATTCTTGACCGTAAGGTCCATGATTTAAAGCATCAACTGGCCATCATTCAGCAAGAATCGGATAAAACCAAAAAGGAGCAATACCTAGAGGAAATGAGCGAGGTGATCCAGACACTTGATGCCAAGATTGAAACAGGAAATCCCGTTCTAGATACCATTCTCAGCCAGAAAAATTATTACTGTTTGCAAAATGGAATCAACTTTACCTGTATTGTTCAGGGAGAACCCCTCCATTTTATGGATGTAATGGATATTTCAGCTCTGTTTGGAAATGCCATTGACAATGCCATCGAGGCTGTGGAAAAAATAGACAATCCTGAACAACGCTTGATTACTTTAAAGGTTGCCAGCCATCAGCAATTTCTCATCATCCGATTAGACAACTACGATACTTCTTCGCTTGACTTATCCACAGGACAGCTCCCAGAAACATCAAAAACAAATAAGGACTACCACGGATTCGGTCTTAAGAGTATGGAGTATGTTGCCAATAAATACGGTGGCAGTCTCACACTTAGCAAGGAAGATAATTGGGTTCAACTAAAGATCATTCTCCCTTTACAAGTATAG
- a CDS encoding metallophosphoesterase, translating into MKKKIVLLLGAIAVIVLTWSAITGQRQQSYAEAELRDQDKIWIITDLHYLSQDLFDDGEAFSYIEKTAAGKDLRYGKERMEALVEQVEREQPSLLLVSGDLTLNGEKQSMVELAQYFTRIEEKGTEVLVIPGNHDIASGWARAFKGDQQIVTDQVTAQQFAELFVNHGYQQASSRDKASLSYLAKPFSNAWFLMIDSNIYSDGYGKGAPPTNGCIKKETLEWIEVQLQAAKEAGVSLLPVVHHNVLQQHAMLSKGYTLDNAADLKALFDQYGIHFGFSGHTHSQNIVKEDLGQVNYTEVVNGAFSIYPAIIGQLSLDDTSIHYQKTQLDMASWAEKHQPSDPNLQDHVTYLQTVFDNTSDIMVHNVLNDERWYDGETADAISQFIMPANRAYFSGEKLDQTWLDEKVFPSQAYQTLQAASPRSFLADYLDVIIKRSQSRDVEQVTVSK; encoded by the coding sequence ATGAAGAAGAAAATAGTATTATTATTAGGAGCTATTGCAGTTATAGTTTTGACTTGGTCGGCTATTACTGGCCAGCGTCAGCAATCCTATGCCGAGGCTGAGTTAAGAGACCAGGATAAAATCTGGATTATCACTGATTTGCATTATTTGTCACAGGATTTATTTGATGATGGAGAGGCTTTTTCCTATATAGAAAAAACAGCTGCTGGTAAGGATTTACGTTATGGAAAAGAGCGGATGGAGGCTTTGGTTGAGCAGGTTGAGCGTGAGCAACCGTCCTTATTACTAGTCAGTGGGGATTTGACTCTAAACGGTGAAAAACAGAGCATGGTTGAGTTGGCGCAATATTTTACCCGGATTGAAGAAAAAGGAACGGAGGTTTTGGTGATTCCTGGCAACCATGATATTGCCAGTGGATGGGCTAGAGCCTTTAAGGGAGACCAGCAGATAGTGACGGATCAGGTCACTGCTCAGCAATTTGCAGAGCTATTTGTCAATCACGGTTATCAACAAGCTAGCAGTCGTGACAAAGCCTCATTGAGCTACCTGGCCAAACCATTTTCCAATGCTTGGTTTCTGATGATAGACAGCAACATCTACTCTGACGGCTACGGAAAAGGAGCTCCTCCAACCAATGGATGTATCAAAAAAGAGACCCTAGAATGGATAGAAGTTCAGCTTCAGGCAGCCAAGGAAGCTGGAGTGAGCCTGTTACCTGTTGTCCATCACAATGTCTTGCAACAGCATGCCATGCTCTCAAAAGGCTATACTTTGGATAATGCTGCCGATTTGAAGGCTTTGTTTGATCAGTATGGGATTCATTTTGGTTTTTCAGGCCATACTCATTCTCAGAATATTGTTAAGGAAGACTTGGGACAAGTTAACTATACTGAAGTGGTCAATGGAGCATTTTCTATTTATCCAGCTATTATCGGTCAATTGAGCCTTGATGATACAAGCATTCACTATCAAAAAACTCAACTTGATATGGCTTCGTGGGCAGAAAAGCACCAACCTAGTGATCCAAATTTGCAGGATCACGTTACCTACTTACAAACTGTCTTTGACAATACCAGTGACATCATGGTCCACAATGTGTTGAACGATGAGCGTTGGTATGACGGCGAGACGGCAGACGCTATTTCACAATTTATCATGCCGGCCAACCGTGCTTATTTTTCAGGAGAAAAACTAGATCAGACTTGGCTAGATGAGAAGGTATTTCCAAGCCAGGCTTATCAGACCTTGCAAGCAGCATCACCGAGAAGTTTCTTGGCTGATTATCTTGATGTGATTATAAAACGGAGTCAAAGTCGAGATGTGGAGCAAGTAACGGTTTCTAAATGA
- a CDS encoding LytR/AlgR family response regulator transcription factor: MKIAIVEDQKIEQDRLSNYIKTYCKKAGIAVEISCFNDGLHITSDYQKQFDLIYLDVEMEIMDGMTTAQKIRNLDKEVLLVFVTNHSHVAIQGYSVEAIDFLLKPLSSFVFEEHFKKILRKLPDSQEKQSLYIKSKQSTVKLYQEDIVYLESQGHQVHIYTVDSGLTITHNSLKNLEAMLNSKLFVRAHSAYIINLSHVQKVEGSLVYVTNTALPISRPRKKEFMTALTNFIGDSLL; this comes from the coding sequence ATGAAAATCGCGATTGTAGAAGATCAAAAAATTGAGCAAGATAGATTGTCCAACTACATCAAAACCTACTGCAAAAAAGCTGGGATTGCAGTGGAAATCAGCTGTTTTAACGACGGTCTCCATATCACTAGTGACTATCAAAAACAATTTGACCTGATTTACCTAGATGTCGAGATGGAGATTATGGACGGGATGACCACCGCTCAAAAAATTCGAAATCTTGATAAGGAAGTTCTATTAGTATTTGTGACCAATCATTCCCATGTCGCTATTCAGGGCTACTCTGTTGAGGCCATTGATTTTCTTCTCAAACCACTGAGCTCCTTTGTCTTTGAGGAACATTTTAAAAAAATTCTTAGAAAATTACCCGATAGCCAAGAGAAGCAAAGTTTGTATATAAAAAGCAAGCAGTCCACCGTAAAACTCTATCAAGAAGATATTGTTTACCTAGAAAGTCAAGGACATCAGGTTCACATCTACACAGTTGACAGTGGCCTAACCATTACCCATAATAGTCTCAAAAATCTCGAAGCCATGTTAAACAGTAAATTGTTTGTACGAGCCCACTCGGCCTATATCATCAATTTGTCCCATGTTCAAAAAGTGGAAGGTAGCCTTGTTTACGTCACAAATACAGCCTTGCCGATTAGCCGCCCAAGGAAAAAAGAATTTATGACAGCTCTAACCAACTTCATCGGAGATAGCCTACTATGA
- a CDS encoding GtrA family protein yields MKEWIAKHPDLWEFIKFNVLSNIATITNFCVLWLSTNFLFTALSSQPFHWFIFHYSVENGGLNGFLSFLLAYIAAQVVNYIVQRKLVFGAENDISKTLHWYILTVVVAGILSIVLPPYTTQLFTSWGLSLGWAQTAANWVNIFVQVAVNYPMMKFVIMK; encoded by the coding sequence ATGAAAGAATGGATTGCCAAACACCCAGATTTGTGGGAGTTTATCAAGTTTAATGTCTTATCAAACATCGCAACTATTACAAACTTCTGCGTCCTTTGGTTGTCAACCAATTTCCTCTTTACAGCCTTGTCAAGTCAGCCATTTCACTGGTTTATCTTTCATTATTCCGTAGAAAATGGCGGATTGAACGGCTTTCTCTCCTTCCTCTTGGCTTACATAGCGGCACAGGTTGTCAACTATATTGTTCAAAGGAAGTTGGTATTCGGAGCAGAAAACGATATATCCAAAACCCTCCATTGGTATATCTTGACTGTTGTCGTTGCAGGAATTTTGTCCATTGTGCTGCCGCCTTACACCACTCAACTCTTTACATCATGGGGCTTGAGCTTGGGCTGGGCACAGACAGCAGCCAACTGGGTCAATATTTTCGTTCAAGTGGCTGTCAACTATCCAATGATGAAGTTTGTAATCATGAAATAA
- a CDS encoding glycoside hydrolase family 3 protein, producing the protein MKTWKRKGALLSLAGALLSGKIVYADSYPSSYQSLDAVGIAKTVFICSAVVVLGLLGFAIYRVVKEKSLSSKKKKLGFGLLALLSIIIVGANYAVNMFVNVIDTYFAPSYADAAKIADAEEVSKSLVTTIQEEGTVLLENKNKTLPLEKSSKVNVFGISSVAITYGGSGSGAADESKNINLQQGLENAGFEVNSELTDFYTENLPEKEGTNIFSLNGGDYNIYEPTQDKYSEELLTNAKNFSDTALVVISRNGGEGADLPQNMAEYQQGDKDKHYLELQEVEKAMLKTVTENFDKVVVLVNSSNAMELGFLEDAGVDAALWIGGPGSTGLTGVANILAGEVNPSGRLVDTYAYDLESNPTYWNTGDFSYTNITYEKTPWGAKEPQTFNYKFVNYQEGIYLGYRYYETRFVDNATGQVDEAAYDKVVQYPFGYGLSYTNFDQEITSMKENGDKIEVNVKVTNTGDVAGKEVAQVYYTAPYTEGGVEKSHVVLAGFDKTEVLEPGKSEELTISFDRDDMASYDEKTEKAYVLDKGDYEIKLMNNAHDVLDSETYTVDSKEVLKQRSSDKAEVTNAFEYAVGDINYVTRADWDGTLPTERTKDKEASEQIATEINNANFRIDESSETPIDTVTTEDNGLRLVDLIGANYDDERWEQLVAQMSVDEMVNLVGFGGYATGAVKSIDKPAVVDLDGPAGINGIFQGIKGIQYNSEVVVASTWNTDLAEEMGDAFAKEALAHGIVGLYAPAVNIHRSPFSGRNFEYYSEDPLISGKMASSLVAKALENGVYTFTKHFALNDQEDNREGVATWSNEQAMREIYLKAFEIPVKEGGATAIMSSFNRIGTLWAGGNSDLLNTVLRDEWGFRGMVITDFDGQDYMSPDQAIRNGGDLMLTPVGDAPTATSTGTKEGVAALRQASKNILYTVAHSAAFDIYKPKTKWWIVVLVASNIALIGLTGLGLVKLTGKKKEEKEVA; encoded by the coding sequence ATGAAGACTTGGAAAAGGAAAGGGGCTCTCTTGAGCCTAGCAGGAGCTCTGCTATCAGGAAAAATAGTCTATGCAGATAGCTATCCAAGTAGCTATCAATCATTGGATGCGGTCGGGATTGCAAAAACAGTATTTATCTGTTCTGCTGTAGTTGTCCTTGGCTTATTGGGATTTGCGATTTATCGCGTAGTGAAGGAAAAATCCCTCTCTAGCAAGAAGAAAAAGTTGGGCTTTGGCCTCTTGGCTCTCTTGAGTATCATTATCGTTGGAGCTAACTATGCTGTCAATATGTTTGTCAATGTGATCGACACCTATTTTGCGCCGTCTTATGCAGATGCTGCTAAAATTGCTGATGCAGAAGAAGTTTCTAAGTCCTTGGTAACGACCATTCAAGAAGAAGGCACTGTCTTGCTTGAAAACAAGAATAAGACCCTACCACTTGAAAAATCATCCAAGGTCAATGTCTTTGGTATTTCTTCTGTAGCCATTACTTACGGTGGATCTGGTTCAGGTGCGGCAGATGAGTCCAAAAACATCAATCTGCAACAAGGTCTTGAAAATGCAGGTTTTGAAGTCAACAGCGAATTGACAGACTTCTACACAGAAAACCTTCCAGAAAAAGAAGGGACAAATATTTTCTCCCTCAATGGTGGAGATTACAATATCTACGAGCCAACTCAAGACAAATACTCAGAGGAACTGTTAACAAACGCGAAGAACTTTTCAGATACAGCCTTGGTAGTCATTTCTCGTAATGGTGGTGAAGGTGCGGACCTTCCACAAAACATGGCAGAATACCAACAAGGTGACAAGGACAAGCACTACCTTGAACTTCAAGAAGTTGAAAAAGCCATGTTGAAGACTGTGACAGAGAACTTTGACAAGGTTGTTGTCTTGGTTAACTCCTCAAATGCCATGGAACTCGGCTTCTTAGAAGATGCAGGCGTCGATGCTGCTCTTTGGATTGGTGGTCCTGGCTCAACCGGCTTGACTGGTGTAGCTAATATCTTGGCAGGGGAGGTCAACCCATCTGGTCGCTTGGTCGATACCTATGCCTACGACTTGGAAAGCAATCCAACCTACTGGAATACAGGTGACTTCTCTTATACTAATATCACCTATGAAAAAACTCCATGGGGAGCAAAAGAACCACAAACCTTTAACTACAAATTTGTTAACTATCAAGAAGGTATCTATCTAGGCTATCGTTACTACGAAACTCGCTTTGTTGACAATGCGACTGGTCAAGTGGACGAAGCAGCTTATGATAAAGTTGTTCAATACCCATTTGGTTACGGTTTGAGCTATACCAACTTTGACCAAGAAATCACTAGCATGAAAGAAAATGGTGACAAGATTGAGGTCAATGTTAAAGTAACCAATACTGGTGACGTGGCTGGTAAGGAAGTTGCACAAGTCTATTACACAGCTCCATATACTGAAGGTGGTGTTGAGAAATCACACGTTGTCTTGGCTGGATTTGATAAGACTGAGGTCCTTGAGCCAGGTAAGAGCGAAGAATTAACCATTTCCTTCGACCGTGATGATATGGCATCTTACGACGAAAAGACAGAAAAAGCCTATGTTTTGGACAAGGGTGACTATGAAATCAAACTCATGAACAATGCGCATGATGTCTTGGATTCAGAAACCTACACAGTTGATAGCAAAGAAGTCTTGAAACAACGTTCATCTGATAAGGCTGAAGTAACCAACGCCTTTGAATATGCTGTGGGCGATATCAACTATGTAACCCGTGCGGATTGGGACGGTACTTTGCCAACCGAACGCACAAAAGACAAAGAAGCAAGTGAGCAAATTGCTACAGAAATTAACAACGCAAACTTCCGCATTGACGAATCATCTGAAACACCGATTGATACTGTGACAACAGAAGACAATGGACTTCGTTTGGTTGATTTGATTGGTGCAAACTATGATGATGAGCGTTGGGAACAACTAGTTGCTCAAATGTCTGTTGATGAAATGGTCAACTTGGTTGGCTTTGGTGGTTATGCAACAGGAGCAGTCAAATCAATCGATAAACCAGCTGTTGTTGACTTGGACGGACCTGCTGGTATCAACGGTATCTTCCAAGGTATCAAAGGTATCCAATACAACTCAGAAGTCGTTGTTGCTTCTACTTGGAATACCGACTTGGCGGAAGAAATGGGTGATGCTTTTGCTAAAGAGGCATTGGCACACGGTATTGTTGGTCTATATGCTCCTGCAGTGAACATCCACCGCTCACCATTCTCAGGCCGGAACTTCGAGTACTATTCAGAAGACCCACTGATTTCAGGTAAAATGGCAAGCTCACTGGTAGCAAAAGCTCTTGAAAATGGTGTCTATACTTTTACCAAACACTTTGCTCTCAATGACCAAGAAGATAACCGAGAAGGTGTTGCAACATGGTCAAATGAACAGGCAATGCGTGAAATCTATCTGAAAGCCTTTGAAATTCCTGTCAAAGAAGGCGGAGCGACTGCTATTATGTCATCCTTTAACCGTATTGGTACCCTCTGGGCAGGGGGTAATAGCGACCTCTTGAATACAGTTCTCCGTGACGAGTGGGGCTTCAGAGGAATGGTTATTACGGACTTTGACGGTCAAGACTACATGAGTCCAGATCAAGCAATCCGCAATGGTGGCGACCTTATGTTAACCCCAGTAGGTGATGCACCGACAGCAACCTCAACAGGTACTAAAGAAGGTGTTGCAGCACTTCGTCAGGCAAGTAAGAACATCTTGTACACCGTTGCTCATTCTGCAGCCTTTGACATCTATAAACCAAAAACAAAATGGTGGATTGTTGTATTGGTAGCAAGTAATATTGCCCTTATCGGCTTGACAGGTCTTGGACTCGTTAAGTTGACAGGTAAGAAAAAAGAAGAAAAAGAAGTAGCATAA
- a CDS encoding flavocytochrome c, which translates to MKKKAWLGLLMSLLAVLFLVACGGKSEKTATSSSSTTSSSSEEAVSGASEKVYTDPSELKDSYDVIVVGSGGAGMSAAISAKDAGASVALLEKMPVIGGNTAKSSAGMNASQTKFQEAEGIADTNDKFYEETLKGGKGTNDPELLRYLVDNSASAIDWLDGMGITLSNLTTTGGMSEKRTHRPADGSAVGGYLVNGLYHNLVEREVPIFVNADVTKLQDKDGAVTGVEVKIAGETKKISAKAVVLATGGFGADLEMVAKLNPALKGYVTTNQEGSTGDGIALAESEGAATVDMEQIQIHPSVEQETSYLITEAVRGEGAILVNSKGERFVNELETRDKVSAAINSLDPNYAYVIFDDALKDRVKAIAQYEEKGLVKTGATLADLAKEIGVPADALQTTLDTWNKAVADKNDAAFGRTSGMDHALNTGSYHAIKVAPGVHHTMGGVKINTNTEVLKTDGSAISGLYAAGEVTGGVHGQNRIGGNAAADIIVFGRQAGEQAAGFAKK; encoded by the coding sequence ATGAAAAAGAAAGCTTGGTTAGGCTTATTAATGAGTCTACTTGCTGTTTTGTTTTTAGTGGCGTGTGGAGGTAAGTCTGAAAAGACAGCTACATCTTCATCATCTACGACTTCTTCTTCATCAGAAGAAGCTGTTTCAGGTGCATCTGAGAAAGTTTATACAGATCCATCTGAGTTGAAAGATAGCTACGATGTTATCGTTGTTGGTTCAGGTGGTGCAGGTATGTCAGCAGCTATCTCAGCTAAAGACGCTGGTGCTAGTGTTGCTCTCTTGGAGAAAATGCCTGTTATCGGTGGTAATACGGCTAAATCATCAGCTGGTATGAATGCTTCACAGACTAAATTCCAAGAAGCGGAAGGTATTGCTGATACAAATGATAAATTCTACGAAGAAACGCTTAAAGGTGGTAAAGGGACAAACGATCCTGAATTGCTTCGTTATCTTGTAGATAACTCTGCTAGTGCAATTGACTGGTTGGATGGAATGGGGATCACTCTTAGCAACCTAACTACAACTGGTGGTATGAGCGAGAAACGTACCCACCGTCCAGCAGATGGTTCAGCTGTCGGTGGCTACTTGGTAAATGGTCTTTACCACAATCTTGTTGAACGTGAAGTACCAATTTTTGTCAATGCAGATGTTACAAAACTCCAAGACAAGGATGGAGCTGTGACAGGTGTTGAAGTGAAGATTGCTGGTGAAACTAAGAAAATCTCAGCTAAAGCAGTTGTATTGGCGACTGGTGGTTTCGGTGCTGATTTGGAAATGGTTGCTAAATTAAACCCAGCATTGAAAGGTTATGTTACAACTAACCAAGAAGGATCAACAGGTGACGGTATTGCGCTTGCTGAATCAGAAGGTGCAGCAACTGTTGATATGGAACAAATCCAAATTCACCCAAGTGTTGAGCAAGAAACTTCTTACTTGATTACAGAAGCAGTTCGTGGCGAAGGTGCTATCCTTGTCAACTCAAAAGGTGAGCGTTTTGTTAACGAATTGGAAACTCGTGATAAAGTTTCTGCGGCTATCAATAGTTTGGATCCAAACTATGCTTATGTTATCTTTGATGATGCCTTGAAAGATCGTGTGAAGGCTATTGCTCAATATGAAGAAAAAGGTCTTGTAAAAACGGGTGCTACTCTTGCAGATTTGGCTAAAGAAATTGGTGTACCTGCGGATGCTCTTCAAACAACACTTGATACTTGGAACAAGGCTGTGGCAGACAAAAATGATGCGGCATTTGGTCGTACATCAGGTATGGACCATGCTTTGAATACTGGTTCTTACCATGCCATTAAAGTTGCACCTGGTGTTCACCATACAATGGGTGGTGTGAAAATCAATACCAATACTGAAGTATTGAAAACAGACGGTTCAGCAATTTCTGGTCTTTATGCTGCTGGTGAAGTAACTGGTGGTGTTCATGGTCAAAACCGTATTGGTGGTAATGCAGCAGCAGACATCATCGTATTTGGTCGTCAGGCTGGTGAACAAGCAGCTGGATTTGCTAAGAAATAA
- a CDS encoding glycoside hydrolase family 3 C-terminal domain-containing protein: MKYQEIINRLTLEEKAALMSGKSVWETKDYPEKGIPSIFLSDGPHGIRKQEGEGDHLGLNASVPATCFPTAATLANSWDVDLVERVGQGLGAEANSLGVNVILGPGLNIKRSPLCGRNFEYYSEDPYQAGKLAAAMIRGMQSQGVAATPKHLAVNSQELRRMASDSIVDERTLRELYLTGFEIAVREGNPKAIMSAYNKINGVYANEDKHLLRDILRDEWGFTGFVVSDWGGSNDHVLGVENGSHLEMPGTKKVGQKEIIHAVQSGRLSEQVLNERVDELIDVVLELAHAEKQSVDYSEQHELARQAATESIVLLKNKDQILPLSSETKIALIGEFAQNPRYQGAGSSLINTRQLDKTVDCIADYPLNVIGYEQGYQRVDKENRVLVDRAVNLANQAELVLYYMGLDEMSESEGLDRHHISLPKNQLSLLNALVGTGKKIVVVLSAGSVVDMNWDVDVDAVLHGYLSGEAGARAILDTLTGRVNPSGKLSETYPINLADVPSSDDYPAEGDFSLYKEALYVGYRYFTSLDKTVKYPFGYGLSYTDFSYSQLDVTELGVRVTITNTGLVDGAEIVQLYVGKEVRQIYRPAKELKGFKKVYVKAGESKQIFIPFEDYTFRYFNKETGQFEVEAGNYLLYVGASSQDIRLVGEITREGTVDQFPASEQIPTYLTAQVQAVSEQDFAQLLGRPVPEETWKIGQELSLNDPVLKLQFAKSGLARGVHKLLAGLLKKAEQKGTPDLNLLFLYNMPFRAMAKMTGDMLDLPMVEGILTIVNGNFFKGLGQLWRAYQAKRKYQKQLS, from the coding sequence ATGAAGTATCAGGAGATTATTAATCGTTTAACATTGGAAGAAAAAGCAGCTCTCATGTCAGGAAAATCTGTTTGGGAAACAAAGGATTACCCTGAAAAAGGAATTCCATCTATCTTTTTGTCTGATGGACCACATGGAATTCGCAAGCAAGAAGGTGAAGGTGATCACTTAGGGCTGAATGCCTCTGTCCCTGCAACTTGTTTCCCAACAGCTGCTACCTTGGCAAATTCTTGGGATGTGGACCTGGTTGAACGTGTCGGACAGGGTCTTGGCGCAGAAGCAAATAGCTTGGGTGTCAATGTCATTTTGGGGCCGGGGCTTAATATCAAGCGCAGTCCCTTATGTGGTCGAAACTTTGAGTATTATTCAGAGGATCCATATCAAGCGGGAAAACTGGCGGCCGCAATGATCCGAGGAATGCAGTCGCAAGGTGTTGCGGCAACGCCAAAGCATTTAGCTGTAAACAGTCAGGAATTGCGCCGTATGGCTTCAGACTCCATTGTAGATGAGCGTACACTGAGAGAGCTATATCTGACAGGATTTGAGATTGCAGTGCGTGAAGGAAATCCAAAGGCAATCATGTCTGCCTATAACAAAATAAACGGCGTCTACGCTAATGAAGACAAGCACCTCTTACGTGACATTCTCCGTGATGAATGGGGCTTTACAGGCTTTGTCGTATCGGATTGGGGTGGCTCCAATGACCATGTTCTCGGTGTTGAAAATGGTAGTCATTTGGAAATGCCAGGTACTAAAAAGGTTGGTCAAAAGGAAATCATTCACGCTGTTCAGTCTGGTCGTCTATCCGAGCAAGTATTGAATGAGCGCGTGGATGAGCTGATTGATGTAGTTTTAGAGTTGGCTCATGCTGAAAAACAATCTGTAGATTATTCTGAACAACATGAATTGGCCCGTCAGGCTGCCACTGAGAGCATTGTGCTATTAAAAAATAAGGATCAGATCTTGCCCTTATCTAGTGAGACAAAAATAGCTCTCATCGGAGAATTTGCCCAAAATCCTCGCTATCAGGGAGCAGGTTCTTCTTTAATCAATACAAGACAATTAGATAAAACAGTGGATTGCATCGCAGATTATCCATTAAATGTCATTGGTTACGAACAAGGCTATCAACGTGTAGATAAAGAAAACAGGGTGTTAGTTGACAGGGCTGTCAATCTTGCAAACCAAGCGGAACTTGTTCTTTACTATATGGGGCTAGATGAAATGAGTGAAAGTGAGGGCTTGGATCGTCATCATATAAGTCTCCCTAAAAACCAGTTATCCTTACTGAATGCCTTGGTAGGGACAGGTAAAAAAATCGTTGTTGTCCTATCAGCAGGCTCAGTTGTGGATATGAATTGGGATGTGGATGTAGATGCGGTTCTTCACGGCTATCTATCAGGAGAAGCTGGTGCCAGAGCCATTTTAGATACCTTGACAGGACGTGTCAACCCATCAGGAAAACTAAGCGAAACCTATCCTATTAATCTTGCAGATGTTCCATCTTCGGATGACTATCCAGCGGAAGGCGATTTTTCCCTCTATAAGGAAGCTCTCTATGTAGGCTACCGTTACTTTACAAGCCTTGACAAGACTGTCAAGTATCCCTTTGGTTATGGATTGTCCTACACAGACTTTTCTTACAGTCAATTGGATGTGACCGAATTAGGAGTCAGAGTCACTATTACAAATACTGGTCTGGTTGATGGTGCTGAAATTGTCCAATTGTACGTAGGCAAAGAAGTTCGTCAGATTTACCGCCCTGCAAAGGAGTTAAAAGGCTTTAAAAAAGTATATGTAAAAGCAGGCGAGTCCAAACAGATTTTTATTCCTTTTGAGGACTATACGTTTCGTTATTTTAATAAAGAGACAGGCCAATTTGAAGTAGAGGCTGGAAATTATCTCTTGTATGTAGGTGCAAGTAGTCAGGATATTCGCTTAGTTGGCGAGATTACCCGAGAAGGCACTGTAGACCAATTTCCTGCTTCAGAACAGATTCCGACTTATCTGACAGCCCAAGTGCAGGCTGTTTCAGAGCAGGATTTTGCACAATTGCTTGGACGTCCAGTTCCAGAAGAAACCTGGAAAATTGGTCAAGAACTGAGCCTGAACGATCCAGTTTTGAAACTCCAATTTGCGAAGAGTGGGTTGGCACGTGGCGTGCATAAACTGTTGGCTGGCTTACTGAAAAAAGCAGAGCAGAAAGGGACTCCTGACTTGAACCTGCTGTTCCTTTATAATATGCCATTTAGGGCAATGGCAAAGATGACAGGAGACATGCTCGATTTACCGATGGTGGAAGGGATTCTAACCATTGTCAATGGAAATTTTTTCAAGGGCTTAGGCCAACTATGGAGAGCCTATCAAGCAAAAAGAAAATATCAAAAGCAACTTTCCTGA